The Humulus lupulus chromosome 3, drHumLupu1.1, whole genome shotgun sequence genome window below encodes:
- the LOC133822042 gene encoding uncharacterized protein LOC133822042, whose translation MLTQLGNWSSSTPLLVPCVLPGRAIAIAIASSTTSGSCQIIRVREVTSLSSSSSISTKLYAAARRRVRFNEEDEDDDEEEEYGYHEEIGMLELYSQNARGEALLVQTVLHAQEIQILIFKGFSSCLSYSTSPDPSKSIVPARAVIKSIDRIKGPFDPSNIEYIQKGLSWEEFKTTLLSEYENK comes from the exons ATGCTAACTCAGTTGGGAAATTGGTCTTCTTCAACCCCTTTGTTAGTGCCCTGTGTTCTTCCTGGTAGAGCCATAGCCATAGCCATAGCCAGTAGTACTACTTCTGGTTCATGCCAAATTATTAGGGTTAGAGAAGTAACAAGTttaagcagtagtagtagtattagtactAAGCTTTACGCTGCTGCCAGGAGAAGAGTGAGATTTAacgaagaagatgaagatgatgatgaagaagaagaatatggtTATCACGAAGAGATTGGAATGTTGGAACTGTATAGTCAAAATGCTAGAGGTGAAGCACTTCTAGTCCAAACTGTGCTCCATGCTCAAGAAATCCAAATCCTTATCTTCAAG GGATTCTCTTCATGCTTAAGCTATAGTACATCACCAGACCCATCCAAGAGCATTGTTCCAGCCAGAGCTGTGATAAAGTCCATAGACAGAATTAAAGGTCCTTTTGACCCATCTAATATAGAGTACATTCAAAAAGGCCTATCATGGGAAGAATTTAAGACCACTCTCCTATCcgaatatgaaaataaataa
- the LOC133822043 gene encoding uncharacterized protein LOC133822043 encodes MVSAGGLSSLLAIQSTTTASSLLFFPHKTHLNQFASNLKNPSSALSLFAVIPPNGLCFSTHLAFSSVYGRKRTGSRLFASKKKQGKRGVELLDVEGFDDELMGDDDIDIDINDEEEEDDDGSILLPLEKMNKWLENKPRGFGVEKVYDTSLEDKLLEELEQGRLAQAANLNKLRKDTPNPDLKKDEQKKKANEIPPNGVRVRVSNLPKKKNAHRDLSSAFKGVPGLICINAMVSGNKKTRDPICKGFAFVDFKSEGDATRFVQIFSRQHVSFGKIQKQIKCEIINSKTSDFALEQSAGNTHGVPPLKVKAESLGKVQIADSDTDTDGSSPEEWEKSSSVEHDEDAGDEVLMAELEDGMENLNLVDVVEINSSDRLEERTESDDTKDDNSVSSEVETIRALEKKLLAKLGKEGKAPKKKLAAKAKGEKASKKKQVVKTKEAIPGSAKRLKLREKAVLTDVLSKYAQKYSIDSKEESLVSGL; translated from the exons ATGGTTAGTGCCGGAGGTTTAAGTTCTCTTCTCGCAATTCAGAGTACCACCACTGCGTCTTCTCTCTTGTTCTTCCCACATAAAACTCACCTGAACCAGTTTGCTTCGAACTTGAAGAACCCCTCTTCAGCTCTTTCACTCTTTGCTGTTATCCCCCCAAATGGTTTATGTTTCTCTACCCATCTCGCGTTTTCATCTGTTTATGGCCGGAAACGAACTGGGTCGAGACTATTTGCGTCGAAGAAGAAGCAGGGGAAGCGTGGAGTCGAACTCTTGGATGTGGAAGGTTTTGATGATGAACTAATGGGTGATGATGATATTGATATTGATAttaatgatgaagaagaagaggatgatGATGGAAGCATTCTCTTGCCATTGGAGAAGATGAACAAGTGGCTGGAGAATAAGCCACGTGGGTTTGGTGTAGAGAAGGTGTATGACACTTCCCTTGAAGACAAACTGCTCGAAGAATTGGAGCAAGGTAGACTGGCCCAGGCTGCTAATTTGAATAAGCTCAGGAAGGATACCCCAAATCCTGATTTGAAGAAagatgaacaaaagaagaaag CCAATGAGATTCCTCCAAACGGAGTTAGAGTGAGGGTTTCCAACCTTCCTAAAAAGAAGAATGCTCATAGAGATTTGAGCTCAGCTTTTAAAGGGGTTCCTGGTTTGATTTGTATAAATGCAATGGTATCTGGAAACAAGAAGACTAGGGACCCTATCTGCAAGGGTTTTGCTTTTGTTGATTTCAAGTCTGAGGGGGATGCTACTAG GTTTGTACAAATTTTCTCTAGGCAACATGTAAGTTTTGGCAAAATTCAGAAGCAAATAAAATGTGAGATAATAAACTCAAAAACATCAGATTTTGCTCTTGAACAATCTGCTGGTAACACTCATGGCGTGCCTCCACTTAAAGTGAAAGCTGAAAGTTTGGGCAAGGTCCAAATTGCAGATTCTGATACTGATACAGATGGCTCTTCCCCGGAAGAATGGGAGAAGAGTTCTTCTGTTGAACACGACGAAGATGCTGGCGACGAGGTTCTTATGGCGGAATTGGAAGATGGTATGGAGAATTTGAACTTGGTTGATGTTGTGGAGATCAATTCTAGTGATAGGTTGGAAGAAAGAACGGAATCTGATGACACAAAGGATGATAATTCAGTTTCCTCGGAAGTAGAAACAATTCGGGCACTTGAGAAAAAACTACTTGCTAAACTAGGGAAAGAAGGGAAGGCTCCTAAGAAAAAACTAGCTGCTAAAGCTAAAGGAGAAAAAGCTTCTAAGAAAAAACAGGTTGTGAAAACAAAAGAAGCCATTCCAGGATCAGCCAAAAG GTTAAAGCTTAGGGAAAAGGCTGTGCTTACTGATGTGCTCTCTAAATATGCACAGAAATATTCCATTGATTCTAAGGAAGAGAGCTTAGTTAGTGGACTGTGA
- the LOC133820925 gene encoding uncharacterized protein LOC133820925, translating to MVGDDDEVHVAIEKREPKPSTHVKYPFVTEFGSSEVKETMKRKGEEVVIVRGLLPFEDEIGQNVSKNECLDYISWIEDKMNFKNKKKKFSDVNNIINPPMDYSFVKISEKM from the exons ATggttggtgatgatgatgaagttCATGTTGCTATTGAAAAGAGGGAGCCTAAACCTAGTACTCATGTCAAATATCCTTTTGTTACTGAGTTTGGTTCTTCTGAAGTAAAAGAAACTATGAAGAGGAAGGGAGAGGAAGTGGTGATTGTTAGAGGATTGCTACCATTTGAAGATGAAATTGGGCAGAATGTTTCAAAGAATGAATGCCTGGATTATATTTCTTGGATTGAGGATAAAATGAATTTTAAgaataa gAAGAAGAAATTTTCTGATGTCAATAACATTATCAATCCACCAATGGATTATTCTTTTGTTAAAATTTCTGAGAAGATGTAG